The following proteins are encoded in a genomic region of Planifilum fulgidum:
- a CDS encoding PH domain-containing protein, producing MQEETIWEGSPSHVAKWGTYVLCLLFFWLIVPIFIALYTALRLKTTKYKLTTERLRVTEGILSKRTEDLELYRVRDITLEKPFIFRLFSKGNIRLITSDHSSPDALLMAVPEADELMDLIRKHVEICRDRKRVREIGIDTL from the coding sequence ATGCAGGAAGAAACGATTTGGGAAGGATCTCCCTCCCATGTGGCCAAATGGGGAACCTATGTCTTGTGCCTGTTGTTCTTCTGGTTGATCGTTCCCATCTTCATCGCCCTGTACACGGCCCTGAGGCTGAAGACGACGAAGTACAAGCTGACCACGGAACGGCTGCGGGTGACCGAGGGGATCTTGTCCAAGCGGACGGAGGACCTGGAATTGTACCGGGTCCGGGACATCACTCTGGAGAAACCCTTCATCTTTCGACTGTTTTCCAAGGGGAACATCCGCTTGATCACCTCGGACCACAGCTCGCCCGACGCCCTGTTGATGGCCGTTCCGGAAGCGGACGAACTGATGGACCTGATCCGCAAACACGTGGAGATCTGCCGGGACCGCAAACGGGTCCGGGAGATCGGCATCGACACCCTTTGA